The window CGAATACCGAACCGTATTTGCACGACGTGAGAGGGACGCTACTCTCGAACGGTCGTCTGCAACTAACTGGAGAGGCGTCGTGCACCCGATCATGCAGCGACGCAACCTGCTACGGACGGTCGGCGCCGCATCGGCACTCGGAACGGGAGCAACGGGCGCGCTCGCGACCCAGTCCGGCGGCGGCGGTGGAGAGAACGGCGGCGGACAGGAGTGTGCGCTCCCGGACTGCATTCACCCGACGCTGGGGTACTCCGGACTGGCCGGCGACAGTGGAGACTCGCTCCCAAACGATCTCCAGCCGGACCACGAGGTCGCCCTGGAGACGCGGACGGGCGGCGGAGCGGGAAGCAGCAACGGTGACGACAACGGAGGTAGCGGGGAGGGAAGCAGTGGCGGCAACGGTGGAGCGGGTGGGAGTGGACCAGACGGCAACGGAGCGCCACAGCCGCCCGAAAGCGCCGAGGAGCTCCCCGAGTTCGTCTTCGAGCCGACGGGGCTGGCCGTCGAGTCCGGCGACGTCGTCCGGTTCACGCTCGCGTCGCCCGACCACACGGTGACGGCCTACCACCCGGCGCTCGGACGCCAGCGCCGCGTGCCCGAGGGCGTTCCGCCGTTCTCGTCGCCGGTTCTGGGCGCCGAGACGTTCTGGCTCTACCGCTTCGACGAACCCGGCGTCTACGACGTCCTCTGTGCGCCCCACGAGATCTTTGGAATGGTCGGCCGGATCGTCGTCGACGGCGGCGAGGCAAACTTCGGGGAGGAAACGTACCCCGCGCAGCGCGGCCCGGAGTTCACTGCCGCGACCGTGCTGGACGACGATGCGCTCGACCCGGAGAACGTCGCCGAGGCGGGCGCGGTGAGCTGGAACGATCTCGCCGACGAGAGTATGGCCATGCAGATCGAGTTCGCCGAGACGGCCGAGGAAGACTCCGGAGGGGACGGCAGCGGCGAAGACGGTTCCGGCGGGGACGGCGCCGTGAGCGTCGGCGACGAGCAGCTCGAAGACGGAGATCTAGAGATCACCGAACACGAGTTCGTCGCCGAGGGGGACGTGTTCGAGGAGGTGTACGTCGAAGGTGTAGTCGAGAACACCGGCGATGAGACCTACGACAGCGTCGAAGTGCAGGTGACGGTGTACGACGCCGACGGGAACCAGCTCGACCAGTACATCGACATCACGTCGGACCTCGACGGCGGCGATTCCTGGCAGTTCGAGGCGCTGATCCTCGAGAGTTCGGAGGACATCGCGGAGTACGACATCGAAGTCGAGGGGACGCAGTTCTGAGGCTCCGGGCCTCGGGGCGTCGTTTTTTGTCATGGAAACGGTAACGGTCGGTAGACGAGCGACGCGGGTCCCACTATCCGCAGCGCGCACTTGCCCGGACGCGAGACGATGAACGAACTGGATCGGTCCCCCGAGACGATCGCGCCCCTCGACCAGTCGGTGCTGGCGCGGTTCGAGCGTCCGCACGTCGACGAGCCGGTCCGGCTGGCCGTGCTGGCCGACGCCCACCTCGCGACGCGCGCCGAAGGATCGTGGAAGGCGCTTCACCGCACCGAAACGGCGCTCGAACGCGCGATCGCGGACGTGAACGACCGTGGCGTCGACGCCGCGCTCGTCGCGGGCGATCTCACGAAGGACGGCGAGGGTCGAAACTTCGACCGATACGAGCAGTTGATCGAGCGCCTGAACGCGCCGACTGCGACGATTCCCGGCAACCACGACGTTCCGAAAGCAGAACTCGACCACCGGGTGATTCCCGTCGAGGCGTTCGCCGAGCGCTTCTGCGAGGACGGACTGCCCGCCCGGCGGTCGTTCGGCGGCGTCGACGTCGTTACCCTGAACACCGCGACCCATCCTCACGGTCGCCTTCGAACATCCCACGACGGCGCGGTCGGAGCGCGCCAGCGCCGGTGGCTCGACGACGCGCTGGACGACGCGGAGACACCGATCGTGCTCGGCCATCATCCGGTGATGGCGTTGCCGGAGCACGAACAGTTCTCCAGAAGCCACTTCACGCTGCGCGACGCCGACGCGACGCTCGACGTGCTCGCCGGCCACGACGTCCCGCTGGTTTTCTCGGGCCATCACCACCTGCCGGCGACGAGCCGCGAGCGCGGCGTCCGCGAGGTGATCGCGCCCGCGCTGTGCTCGTACCCGCGCGCGTACCTGCTCGTTGAGGTGGGGCCCGAGGGCACGACGATCCACTTCGTCCCCGTCGAGACGCCGACGGCCGCCGTCGACGTACGCCTCCACGGCGCCGGCGGGAATCAGGTCGGCCGCAAGGTGACCGAGTGGGCCGAGCGCCGACTCGCCGCCGCTCCGCTCGTCGACGAACGGGGAGGTGAGTGAGCGTGCCGCCCGACGACAACACCGAGCCGGCATCACTTCAGGCGTCTCGCCGGACGGTGCTGCGCTCGATCGGCGCGCTGGGCGTGCTCGGCGCGGTCGACGCCGAGCGCTGGGCCGGCCCGTGGAACCGTCCCTTCACGATGCTCCGGACGCCGGCGTCGACGCGGCTGGCGGACGTCGGGACGGCAGAAGCAAGCGAATCGGGGTCCGGCACGGCCGCCGCGGCCTCCGGACGCCGAACCGTGGGCGACGATCCGGAACTGGCCGTCAAGCGCGTCCCGACGCCGACGGTCGCGCTCTCGGGGCTCGTCGAGGGGCGCGCCGCGGCGGCGGAGCTGGACCCGCTCGCGGCGCTGCTGGCCGAGCGCGCGGGCATCGGCACCGTCCTGGCGCAGGCGGCCGACGGCCGGATCGAT is drawn from Natronoarchaeum mannanilyticum and contains these coding sequences:
- a CDS encoding FxLYD domain-containing protein, encoding MQRRNLLRTVGAASALGTGATGALATQSGGGGGENGGGQECALPDCIHPTLGYSGLAGDSGDSLPNDLQPDHEVALETRTGGGAGSSNGDDNGGSGEGSSGGNGGAGGSGPDGNGAPQPPESAEELPEFVFEPTGLAVESGDVVRFTLASPDHTVTAYHPALGRQRRVPEGVPPFSSPVLGAETFWLYRFDEPGVYDVLCAPHEIFGMVGRIVVDGGEANFGEETYPAQRGPEFTAATVLDDDALDPENVAEAGAVSWNDLADESMAMQIEFAETAEEDSGGDGSGEDGSGGDGAVSVGDEQLEDGDLEITEHEFVAEGDVFEEVYVEGVVENTGDETYDSVEVQVTVYDADGNQLDQYIDITSDLDGGDSWQFEALILESSEDIAEYDIEVEGTQF
- a CDS encoding metallophosphoesterase family protein, whose amino-acid sequence is MNELDRSPETIAPLDQSVLARFERPHVDEPVRLAVLADAHLATRAEGSWKALHRTETALERAIADVNDRGVDAALVAGDLTKDGEGRNFDRYEQLIERLNAPTATIPGNHDVPKAELDHRVIPVEAFAERFCEDGLPARRSFGGVDVVTLNTATHPHGRLRTSHDGAVGARQRRWLDDALDDAETPIVLGHHPVMALPEHEQFSRSHFTLRDADATLDVLAGHDVPLVFSGHHHLPATSRERGVREVIAPALCSYPRAYLLVEVGPEGTTIHFVPVETPTAAVDVRLHGAGGNQVGRKVTEWAERRLAAAPLVDERGGE